A DNA window from Eremothecium cymbalariae DBVPG#7215 chromosome 3, complete sequence contains the following coding sequences:
- the STE5 gene encoding Ste5p (similar to Ashbya gossypii AGR104W), with amino-acid sequence MIARKEISLPVITVGAPPKDLTPPVTPSNKAFPFSNGSSPLSQLTPRSRRRWAERLNLKRKRNTNNSGQSPQASDERSRSIALSSPINEFPKRSTSIPTPPALQYASLTPAVRANNNNESLGFPNMGSRHADDFISPKKSIINEKCCLCDEPVTTRSYAEKIIALQCDHTCHEDCLWVLSEDSESSGSFDTLDSDGIYSIFPACVACEGKLAPNRCIPKDDDVRDRLISTYLIKRTKVSQRMPALDITPTSQHGWAYSSDIPKRPMNISTPLQPPPTFKNQLIQRKASTLSTISSIVSSVPTKNSDSGNDSSVLSLAMLRSYFVQSLLVNFPDWQIDSQFGLLRLVDRFMCTFTSRTKVRSQCICYLFEHRFVVGITDKIPDHTIVGLKFNSVSAYSLSNVKIDTLESSVLTISIGNETVYITEDLGSKSTQVLEKWITAFLNPEMKFQLNIVTSTLSYPSLFTENGSGRHKNTTTLTRGIHGSVIIRRSVFFKYSEHSETPTSLRNCNTRISSILSLKRKIPNDLFIVFQIDPIKLLDGDVNTLVNICKALSWKLETAKLCLVDKDGYLVTSCSLKLAIPKLKGLNSLLAEADRSIKFSPADIYQQIYGAWQRENIGVTIISNSSMETGRSALLMDYSAFCNVGKRRPNELKIKVGYLNADYSDKVYELVETDKWNDVFEVICYSFNMAFGQDALTDEDDDGESFTNFSENNGEQALTPTTESDISTLEHHTIPASNISHILSNEANSLLANMESPVNSSCSQKSQTTSNHLMGPLKTRDSAAWSSLFSDLDTALNESMANVLTPTSPVGDCDSYGYI; translated from the coding sequence ATGATAGCTCGCAAGGAGATTTCTCTGCCCGTTATAACAGTGGGCGCTCCTCCTAAAGATCTTACTCCACCAGTTACACCGTCAAATAAAGCGTTTCCATTTTCCAATGGATCTTCACCTCTATCGCAGTTAACGCCAAGGAGCAGAAGGAGGTGGGCTGAACGTTTAAATCTAAAAAGGAAGCGCAATACCAATAACAGTGGCCAAAGTCCGCAGGCTAGTGATGAACGGTCAAGAAGTATTGCGTTGTCTTCTCCAATAAATGAGTTTCCTAAGAGATCTACATCTATACCAACACCACCGGCGCTTCAATATGCTTCATTGACACCGGCAGTGCGtgcaaataataataatgaaagTTTAGGGTTTCCAAATATGGGTTCAAGACATGCTGATGATTTTATTTCACCTAAAAAGTctattattaatgaaaaatgttGTCTATGCGATGAACCAGTTACGACAAGATCCTATGCAGAAAAGATAATTGCACTGCAGTGCGATCATACATGTCATGAGGATTGTTTATGGGTTTTATCAGAGGATTCGGAATCTTCAGGTTCGTTTGATACCCTAGATAGTGATGGGATCTACTCTATATTTCCAGCTTGTGTTGCTTGTGAAGGGAAGCTTGCTCCTAATAGATGTATACCAAAAGATGATGACGTTCGTGATAGATTGATTTCCACGTATCTGATTAAACGTACAAAGGTTAGTCAGAGAATGCCAGCTCTTGACATCACACCAACTAGCCAACACGGCTGGGCATATAGTTCGGACATCCCTAAACGACCCATGAATATATCGACACCGTTACAACCGCCACCGACTTTTAAAAACCAGCTAATACAGCGAAAGGCGAGTACTTTATCTACAATATCTTCTATTGTATCATCTGTTCCGACTAAGAATAGCGACTCGGGTAACGATAGCTCAGTGTTGTCTCTGGCAATGTTGCGTTCTTATTTTGTACAATCATTACTTGTGAATTTTCCTGATTGGCAGATAGATTCTCAATTTGGTTTGCTCCGTTTAGTCGACAGGTTTATGTGCACCTTTACTTCTCGCACTAAAGTGCGTTCTCAATGTATATGTTACCTATTCGAGCATCGATTCGTCGTTGGAATAACCGATAAAATTCCTGATCATACAATCGTTGGACTAAAATTTAATTCTGTATCAGCGTACAGTCTTTCAAATGTTAAAATCGATACCTTAGAGTCATCTGTATTGACTATTTCAATTGGCAATGAGACGGTTTATATCACGGAAGATTTGGGCTCAAAATCGACACAGGTTTTAGAAAAATGGATCACCGCCTTTTTGAATCCAGAGATGAAGTTTCAGTTAAATATAGTAACTTCTACCCTTTCATATCCATCCTTATTTACAGAAAATGGGAGCGGCAGGCATAAAAATACGACGACGTTAACGAGAGGTATACATGGTAGTGTTATTATAAGACGAAGCgtgttttttaaatatagtGAACACTCTGAAACACCTACATCACTTAGAAATTGTAATACAAGGATCAGTTCTATTTTATCActgaaaagaaagattCCTAATGACTTATTTATCGTATTCCAGATAGATCCAATTAAATTGTTAGATGGCGACGTTAACACATTGGTAAACATTTGCAAGGCATTATCATGGAAATTGGAAACCGCTAAACTTTGCCTTGTTGATAAAGATGGGTATTTGGTAACTTCATGCTCATTGAAGCTTGCAATTCCTAAGTTAAAAGGTTTGAATTCTTTGCTAGCTGAAGCAGATCGTTCGATAAAATTTTCTCCCGCAGATATATACCAGCAGATATACGGTGCTTGGCAGAGAGAAAATATTGGTGTGACAattatatcaaattcttctaTGGAAACTGGGAGATCTGCACTGTTAATGGATTATTCTGCCTTCTGCAATGTTGGAAAACGGAGACCTAATGAGttaaaaattaaagttgGGTACTTGAATGCAGATTACTCAGATAAGGTATATGAGCTTGTCGAAACAGACAAATGGAACGATGTATTCGAAGTTATTTGTTATTCTTTTAACATGGCATTTGGCCAAGATGCTCTaactgatgaagatgatgatggtgaaaGTTTCACCAACTTTTCTGAAAATAATGGTGAGCAAGCTCTAACACCAACCACTGAATCAGATATCTCAACTCTGGAACATCATACAATTCCAGCCTCAAATATAAGCCATATTCTAAGTAATGAAGCGAATTCATTATTAGCGAATATGGAATCACCGGTGAATTCGTCATGTAGCCAAAAATCGCAGACCACTTCAAATCACTTAATGGGTCCCTTAAAAACTAGAGACAGCGCAGCATGGAGTTCTCTCTTCAGTGATTTAGATACTGCTTTGAATGAATCAATGGCAAATGTATTGACACCAACTAGTCCAGTAGGTGACTGTGACTCATATGGGTATATTTAA